Within the Sulfurospirillum barnesii SES-3 genome, the region CTAAAACAGGTTTTAATGCAACAGGAGGTACGGAGTGGTCTGTTACCATTTCGGTTGCTGAACCAGGCGATATTAATTTAGGGGCAAGCCCTAAAAATGTTGTAACAGGCTCCATTAACTTTAATTCCGATGGTTCTCTTGCCACCTACACCCCACGAAACCTAACGTTTACTGCCAATAATGGCTCGAGTGCAAATCAAATTATTCAACTTAATTTTGGCTCTGTTGGGCAGCTCGATGGTATTACCAGTTTTGATAAAGACTCAAGCACAGGAAATATTACCCAAGATGGCTATGAAGGCGGTGATTTATCAAAACTTAAAATTGATGAGAATGGAACCATTATTGGTGTTTTCACCAATGGAAAAAGTTTTGGTCTTGCACAAGTTGCGATGGCAAGCTTTACCAATAATGGAGGTTTAGACAGCGATGGGGGTAACTGCTATATTCAAACCTCAAACTCAGGTGATCCTGTTTTTGGGCAAGCAGGAACAGCAGGAAAAGGCTCCGTTCAAGCCAGTTCATTAGAGATGAGTAACGTCGACTTATCACGCTCACTGACGCAACTCATTGTGATTCAAAGAGGGTATCAAGCCAACTCAAAAACCATCACCACAGCAGATGAAATGCTCAACACCCTGCTCCAACTCAAATAGCATTTTTAGCTTACATGTAATACAATGAGTCCCAAAAAAACAAGGGACTCATTGACATGAAAGTTACACTCAACCACTACACTCCCCTTCTCATTTGTGCTGATGCTATTCGTACGTGTTGGCAAAGTTTTGATAAAAGTGATGAGGGTGGACAAAAAGATAAAGAACTGATTGACCGTGTGGGCAATAAATTTAAACACGCTTCAACCTTAGAGCATTTGGTTTATAACTTTTACATTGAGGGAATCTCTCGTGCGCTTTTACAAGAACTCTCCCGTCACCGTATGGCATCACTCTCTGTCAAATCCACACGCTATACGCTTAAGGAGTTAAAAAACGAAGAGAGCTTTACATGTAAAGATATAAAACGTGCTGAAAAATACCTTGTTTT harbors:
- the thyX gene encoding FAD-dependent thymidylate synthase — its product is MKVTLNHYTPLLICADAIRTCWQSFDKSDEGGQKDKELIDRVGNKFKHASTLEHLVYNFYIEGISRALLQELSRHRMASLSVKSTRYTLKELKNEESFTCKDIKRAEKYLVLTGVEMVDEMSIKALENLRLVLVQNISNDKAKYCLPESYKTELTWTINARSLQNFLTLRSDKSALWEIQNLAHALYNALPEEHKYLFSIQEPS